A genomic segment from Candidatus Poribacteria bacterium encodes:
- a CDS encoding cupin domain-containing protein: MGFPVYDYRTDIRNVLVTPQIRSRFLRMEPGQSAQLHSHDLGHEIFLILEGRVEFEIEGETEELGPGQMCVALVDQPHTVRVLGDEPMTMYLSVTPHVHPTHTPRTEEGERLPHNFVSPRAYDVEPDMQVSVAELVARQIHAAELLEGLTRTCSVVQQEMGTQLKTALAEDDAATAIAARKAMWEAIYPVYKAVAELGEVWNALAPRVAQ, from the coding sequence ATGGGATTTCCTGTTTACGATTACCGCACAGATATACGGAATGTATTGGTGACACCGCAAATTCGCTCTCGATTTTTAAGGATGGAGCCTGGACAGAGTGCCCAACTTCATAGCCATGACTTGGGGCATGAAATTTTCCTAATTCTGGAAGGACGCGTCGAATTTGAAATTGAGGGTGAAACAGAAGAGCTGGGACCGGGGCAAATGTGTGTCGCTTTGGTGGATCAACCGCACACGGTACGCGTTCTCGGTGATGAGCCAATGACGATGTATCTGTCTGTTACGCCACATGTCCATCCCACGCACACGCCGCGGACAGAAGAAGGCGAACGACTCCCGCACAATTTCGTCTCACCTCGTGCTTACGATGTTGAACCGGATATGCAGGTATCGGTGGCGGAACTCGTTGCGCGCCAGATACATGCCGCAGAATTGTTGGAGGGACTTACCCGCACCTGCTCAGTTGTTCAGCAGGAAATGGGCACGCAACTGAAGACTGCACTCGCTGAGGATGATGCCGCCACCGCTATCGCAGCACGTAAAGCAATGTGGGAAGCCATCTATCCGGTTTACAAAGCTGTCGCTGAATTGGGCGAGGTCTGGAATGCGCTTGCACCCCGCGTAGCCCAGTAG
- a CDS encoding spondin domain-containing protein: MSYGQAVVSVEPAEVESPAVGEELMVSINITGGADVAGYQITVNFDPTALEYVSGANADYLPAGAFGVPPTTTESSVTIAGTSLTGAAPDADGTLATVTFTVVESKPSAISLTGVTLADATAAALEVTTMDGMVTVDGAGPAAEEEVTEEPAAEEEAEEEVTEEPAAEEEAEEEVTEEPAAEEEVAPEMPVSQMFEITLTNLTTGEHGVSGQTLSPAIFAAHPAGVKLAEVGQPASPAIVALAEGGDTSGLEALAAAAGANVKIAMNVDMTRRYTMPGQSTTVTVTADKTNSSLSIGSMLVSTNDAFIAVIDEPLFDEDGMPVTTTIDLMAYDAGSEDNTEMASDIPGPLGLDEATDPPGSNERVPTVDGVIAAHEGIQGVGDVTEAFAWEEPTAMLTITPVEMPTEPVVEEPMPEPVVEGPGFDVTLEAGLNMISIPLMPAEPYTAKSLAEMLGATVVIQLDAATQGFVGYTVADEGDGFGIDGGMGYIVNTPAGANVKFTGDAWDNQPEQPEPEEAPAEEPVAEEDAPAEEPAAAEEEVAEEPAAEEPAAAEEE, encoded by the coding sequence ATGAGTTACGGTCAAGCCGTCGTTTCTGTAGAACCTGCTGAAGTAGAGTCCCCGGCGGTCGGGGAAGAACTCATGGTGAGTATTAACATAACGGGTGGTGCAGATGTTGCTGGATATCAAATAACCGTAAACTTTGATCCAACTGCGCTTGAGTATGTTTCTGGTGCGAATGCAGACTATTTGCCTGCTGGTGCCTTTGGAGTGCCGCCTACTACAACTGAAAGTAGCGTTACAATCGCTGGAACCTCTTTAACAGGAGCTGCTCCGGATGCCGATGGTACACTCGCTACGGTAACATTTACAGTTGTTGAGTCAAAACCGTCTGCTATCAGTTTGACGGGTGTTACGCTCGCTGATGCCACTGCTGCTGCATTAGAGGTCACGACTATGGACGGTATGGTTACCGTTGATGGTGCTGGTCCAGCAGCCGAAGAAGAGGTTACTGAGGAACCAGCAGCCGAAGAGGAAGCCGAAGAAGAGGTTACTGAGGAACCAGCAGCCGAAGAGGAAGCCGAAGAAGAAGTTACTGAGGAACCAGCAGCCGAAGAGGAAGTCGCCCCTGAAATGCCAGTGAGCCAGATGTTCGAGATTACCCTCACGAACCTCACTACCGGTGAACATGGTGTCAGTGGACAAACGCTTTCACCCGCGATTTTCGCAGCACACCCCGCTGGCGTTAAACTCGCCGAAGTCGGTCAACCTGCGAGCCCAGCGATTGTCGCACTTGCTGAAGGTGGAGATACCTCAGGACTTGAAGCACTTGCAGCAGCTGCTGGCGCGAACGTCAAGATCGCTATGAATGTGGATATGACGCGTCGGTATACGATGCCGGGTCAATCTACGACTGTTACCGTAACTGCTGATAAAACGAACTCTTCGCTATCTATCGGCTCAATGTTGGTCTCAACGAACGATGCGTTCATCGCGGTTATTGACGAACCTCTCTTTGATGAAGACGGTATGCCTGTCACAACAACCATTGACTTGATGGCGTATGATGCTGGGAGTGAAGATAACACAGAAATGGCTTCCGATATTCCGGGACCGCTTGGTTTAGATGAAGCGACGGATCCCCCAGGAAGTAATGAACGGGTGCCAACCGTAGATGGCGTCATAGCAGCACACGAAGGGATTCAGGGTGTTGGGGATGTGACAGAAGCGTTTGCATGGGAAGAGCCGACAGCGATGTTGACGATTACACCTGTTGAAATGCCCACAGAACCGGTTGTAGAAGAACCGATGCCGGAACCCGTCGTGGAAGGTCCTGGTTTTGATGTGACGCTTGAAGCGGGTTTGAATATGATTTCGATTCCGCTGATGCCGGCAGAACCTTACACAGCAAAATCACTCGCAGAAATGCTGGGTGCAACGGTTGTGATCCAACTCGATGCGGCAACGCAGGGTTTCGTGGGTTACACGGTAGCTGATGAAGGTGATGGCTTTGGTATTGACGGTGGCATGGGTTATATCGTGAATACGCCTGCTGGAGCCAATGTAAAGTTCACAGGTGATGCATGGGATAACCAGCCTGAACAGCCTGAACCTGAAGAAGCCCCTGCTGAGGAACCGGTTGCCGAAGAAGATGCCCCCGCAGAGGAACCCGCTGCTGCTGAAGAAGAAGTTGCTGAGGAACCTGCTGCAGAGGAACCCGCTGCTGCTGAAGAAGAAG
- a CDS encoding T9SS type A sorting domain-containing protein gives TENVTNAARRSSAVWADLNRKSVVEAGDKLKVALYDDNNRIVSGPFQRTVTTSDIRNAFLSLQLNVGDVQPQDTLLAQNFPNPFNPETWIPYQLNKATEVKIDIYNVSGHLVRSLDLGWQPTGSYMTPSSAAYWDGKNAVGERVASGIYFYTLQTSDFTATRRMVILK, from the coding sequence CCACGGAGAACGTCACAAACGCAGCGAGACGTTCCTCTGCTGTCTGGGCAGACCTGAACCGTAAGAGCGTCGTTGAAGCGGGTGATAAGCTCAAAGTCGCACTTTACGACGACAACAACAGGATCGTCTCAGGACCCTTCCAACGGACAGTGACGACGTCAGACATTCGCAATGCGTTCCTGAGTCTTCAACTGAATGTTGGAGATGTTCAGCCGCAAGACACGTTACTTGCGCAGAACTTCCCGAATCCGTTCAACCCTGAAACGTGGATACCGTATCAGTTGAACAAAGCGACAGAAGTGAAGATCGATATTTATAATGTATCGGGTCACTTGGTGCGTTCGTTGGATTTGGGTTGGCAGCCGACAGGTTCGTATATGACGCCGTCGAGTGCTGCGTATTGGGATGGTAAGAACGCGGTAGGTGAGCGTGTCGCGAGTGGTATCTACTTCTATACGCTGCAGACGTCAGATTTCACTGCGACCCGACGGATGGTTATCCTTAAGTAG
- a CDS encoding Gfo/Idh/MocA family oxidoreductase has product MASKYRVGIIGCGGIANAHARGYQGVEQTEIVALADPVQAALDKFADTYDVSAENCYLDAREMLDNENLDIVSVATWHKLHAPMTIAACARSPKAVLCEKPMGISLGECDEMLIAANRSNVKVVIGHQRRFNSAWTDARNLIAEGAIGEPRQIVCHGGQGLLNDCSHLFDMMRYVIGDPDPQWVIGNVERKTERYERDIQIEDRSAGIIGFSNGCIGMLLQEIGRPNYQGGIVYGTDGIADVTEGRVRLLNNKATDWEERPSDGRNQHVAQATELVEWIEGGPEHRGEAKHGRAAVEIIMAIYESARMHEVVQLPLRTHANPLDLMIESGELPIERPGRYDIRAFLLHGESMKPQG; this is encoded by the coding sequence ATGGCATCTAAATATCGTGTTGGAATTATCGGATGTGGTGGTATCGCCAATGCTCATGCCCGTGGCTATCAGGGTGTTGAGCAAACCGAGATTGTCGCACTTGCCGATCCAGTTCAAGCAGCTCTTGATAAGTTTGCAGACACCTACGACGTATCTGCTGAAAACTGTTATTTGGATGCGCGCGAGATGCTGGATAATGAAAACCTTGATATTGTCAGTGTCGCGACGTGGCATAAGCTCCATGCGCCAATGACAATCGCAGCGTGCGCGCGAAGTCCAAAGGCGGTGCTCTGTGAAAAACCAATGGGTATCAGTCTCGGTGAATGTGATGAAATGTTAATCGCCGCGAATCGAAGTAATGTCAAGGTCGTCATCGGGCATCAGCGTCGTTTCAATTCCGCATGGACGGATGCCCGTAACCTCATTGCTGAAGGGGCAATCGGTGAACCTCGACAGATTGTCTGTCACGGTGGTCAAGGGTTGTTGAATGACTGCTCACACCTTTTTGATATGATGCGCTATGTCATCGGCGACCCGGATCCACAGTGGGTTATCGGTAACGTTGAACGGAAAACGGAACGTTACGAGCGAGATATTCAAATTGAGGATCGGAGTGCTGGAATTATTGGCTTTTCAAATGGTTGCATCGGCATGCTCTTGCAGGAGATCGGTAGACCGAACTATCAAGGTGGCATCGTCTATGGAACAGACGGTATCGCAGATGTGACGGAGGGACGCGTCCGTCTCCTCAACAACAAGGCTACAGACTGGGAAGAACGTCCGTCTGATGGAAGGAATCAGCACGTCGCACAAGCAACTGAACTGGTTGAATGGATTGAGGGCGGTCCTGAGCACCGCGGCGAGGCGAAACATGGGCGCGCTGCTGTTGAAATTATAATGGCGATCTATGAGTCCGCACGTATGCACGAAGTCGTCCAATTACCGCTGCGGACGCATGCCAATCCGTTGGATTTGATGATCGAAAGCGGAGAGTTGCCTATTGAACGTCCTGGGCGTTACGACATCCGCGCGTTTTTGTTGCACGGCGAATCCATGAAACCTCAAGGATAA
- a CDS encoding ABC transporter permease — MQITQGVSVGLSALQRNKLRSVLTTLGIIIGIAAVVAVVSVGGGAEHLMLAELERIGGAGLIVCFRKGEFRREDGSYYENRHPEYIEYEDLDFLLENCPSLKAATALSEMNFTVSHKHVNQSLNIQGVTPFYEEVNNWYIQAGRFISESDMERREPVCVIGSEVRKDLFEREDPIGLELRVGEERFTVIGVMEEKGNSMASEGWDNRVVIPLTTMEIRFIGQQKGRIYLWAQAESYEKVEQAVAEIKVAMRQQHGDEKYFEFFTAKEIIKQVGNVSRIVQILLGGVASVALFVGGIGIMNIMLVSVTERTREIGLRKALGAKRRDILIQFLIEAIVLSICGGLIGIFIGSSLASVSGLVISKLMKASWPAVVSVQAALIAFSVSALIGIFFGLYPANKAAGLTPTEALRHD; from the coding sequence ATGCAGATTACACAAGGTGTTAGTGTTGGTTTGTCAGCACTGCAGCGCAACAAGTTGCGCTCTGTGCTCACAACCCTCGGAATTATCATCGGTATTGCAGCGGTTGTGGCTGTCGTTTCTGTGGGCGGCGGTGCTGAACATCTTATGCTCGCTGAATTGGAACGCATCGGCGGGGCAGGACTGATTGTCTGCTTTAGGAAAGGGGAATTTCGTAGAGAGGATGGTTCCTACTACGAAAATAGGCATCCAGAATACATTGAATACGAGGATTTGGATTTTCTCCTTGAGAATTGTCCCTCTCTTAAAGCAGCGACAGCGTTGTCAGAGATGAATTTCACTGTATCGCATAAGCACGTGAATCAGTCGCTTAATATCCAAGGCGTTACACCTTTCTATGAAGAGGTTAATAACTGGTACATTCAAGCTGGCAGATTTATTTCGGAAAGTGACATGGAGCGGAGAGAACCCGTCTGTGTCATCGGTTCTGAAGTCCGCAAGGACCTGTTTGAGAGGGAAGACCCGATTGGTCTTGAATTGAGAGTCGGCGAGGAACGGTTTACTGTCATTGGGGTCATGGAGGAAAAAGGCAACAGTATGGCGAGTGAGGGGTGGGATAATCGGGTGGTTATTCCCCTCACCACAATGGAAATCCGTTTTATTGGGCAGCAGAAAGGCCGGATCTACTTATGGGCGCAAGCCGAGAGTTATGAAAAGGTTGAACAAGCCGTCGCTGAAATCAAAGTCGCTATGCGACAACAACACGGTGATGAAAAATATTTTGAATTTTTCACTGCTAAGGAGATTATAAAACAGGTAGGGAACGTCAGTCGGATTGTACAAATACTCTTGGGGGGTGTTGCGAGTGTTGCCTTGTTCGTTGGTGGCATCGGCATCATGAATATTATGTTGGTCTCTGTAACGGAGAGAACACGTGAAATCGGTTTACGCAAAGCCCTTGGGGCAAAACGTCGCGACATCCTGATCCAATTCCTCATTGAAGCCATTGTTTTAAGCATTTGCGGTGGGCTTATTGGCATTTTCATTGGAAGCAGCCTCGCCTCTGTTTCCGGTTTGGTTATTTCAAAACTCATGAAGGCGAGTTGGCCCGCTGTTGTGTCTGTCCAAGCCGCTTTGATCGCGTTTAGCGTTTCCGCATTAATCGGCATATTTTTTGGGCTCTATCCAGCGAACAAAGCCGCAGGTCTCACCCCAACAGAGGCACTGCGTCATGACTAA
- a CDS encoding Gfo/Idh/MocA family oxidoreductase — translation MSNRTTKVRAAVVGLGWPGMQHLKGYTADPRSEVIAVCDLDKKQVKQVASEHKIPNTYTSHLEMLKNEDIDAVSVCLPNFLHAPISIDALNAGKHVLCEKPPARSAQEAKAMGDAAAENEKTLMYALVQRFDGSTQRLKQLIREGELGEIYFGKAGYVRRRGVPIGKEGWFVDKERAGGGALIDIGVHALDCVWWLMNSPRPVEVMGTSYSHFKHLVPDDVKYDVDDATFAQIRFENGATIILETTWALNLPGDNYIKVAGTKAGATLSPFTLYTEEDGKDLDKPLSAPSINGFDEEVKHFVECVVDGKEPISSAEQGIMLMQMLDGIYESAEKGRSVPIADLSAATG, via the coding sequence GTGTCAAATCGAACAACGAAAGTTCGCGCTGCTGTCGTCGGGCTCGGTTGGCCCGGGATGCAACATCTTAAAGGCTATACCGCCGATCCGCGTTCAGAAGTGATTGCTGTCTGCGATTTAGATAAGAAGCAGGTCAAGCAGGTGGCATCGGAACATAAAATACCGAATACGTATACCAGCCACTTAGAGATGTTGAAAAATGAGGATATTGATGCTGTTAGCGTCTGTCTACCGAATTTTCTTCATGCCCCGATCTCTATTGACGCATTGAACGCTGGCAAGCATGTGCTTTGTGAGAAACCTCCTGCTCGAAGTGCACAGGAAGCGAAGGCTATGGGGGATGCCGCTGCTGAAAATGAAAAAACCCTAATGTATGCCCTCGTGCAGCGGTTTGATGGGAGCACTCAGCGACTCAAGCAGTTGATACGGGAAGGTGAACTCGGTGAAATTTACTTCGGTAAAGCGGGTTATGTCCGACGGCGTGGTGTTCCTATCGGCAAGGAAGGGTGGTTTGTCGATAAAGAGCGCGCAGGGGGTGGTGCTCTCATTGATATTGGGGTCCATGCGTTAGATTGTGTCTGGTGGCTAATGAATTCTCCAAGACCGGTTGAAGTTATGGGGACCTCCTATTCCCACTTTAAGCATCTGGTGCCTGATGACGTTAAATACGATGTTGATGATGCAACCTTTGCACAAATCCGGTTTGAAAATGGCGCGACTATTATCCTTGAAACAACGTGGGCACTGAATTTACCGGGTGACAACTACATTAAAGTCGCAGGAACGAAAGCAGGAGCGACTCTCAGTCCCTTCACCCTTTATACTGAAGAAGATGGCAAGGACTTGGATAAACCACTTAGCGCGCCTTCGATTAACGGCTTTGACGAAGAGGTAAAGCACTTCGTAGAATGCGTTGTTGATGGCAAAGAACCGATCTCCTCAGCGGAACAGGGCATTATGCTAATGCAGATGCTTGATGGTATCTACGAATCCGCAGAGAAGGGACGGTCTGTGCCCATCGCAGATCTAAGTGCCGCGACCGGATGA
- a CDS encoding ABC-2 family transporter protein — protein sequence MKRINLAFQVYLAFIKKSFQRRMQYRVANLAGLTTNFFFLLVHIFVYTAFYAARTVPQPLSLNEIITYFVLCQVSFMLMPLWGTRSEVTSAIKDGSVALQLTKPVDFQAYWFADECGRAFYFLLMRGFPTFLISMLFFKVTIPQQPTVLMAFTVSMLLAVFMSNAITITIFSSGFWTLDTTGIPGMSYSIITLFSGMLVPIALWPEWLAHIARWLPFEGLIDIPFSIYLGKITGIEVWIAIGKQMGWNLFFIGLGRFLLTRGFSRLVIQGG from the coding sequence ATGAAACGCATCAATTTAGCATTCCAAGTCTATCTGGCGTTTATAAAGAAATCGTTTCAGAGAAGGATGCAATATCGGGTCGCAAACCTCGCAGGCTTGACGACTAATTTCTTCTTTCTGCTGGTGCATATCTTTGTCTATACTGCTTTCTACGCAGCGCGTACCGTTCCCCAACCCCTTAGTCTGAATGAAATTATCACCTATTTCGTTCTGTGTCAGGTGTCTTTCATGCTCATGCCGCTTTGGGGGACTCGCTCTGAAGTTACAAGCGCGATTAAAGACGGCAGCGTTGCGCTCCAATTAACCAAACCTGTCGATTTCCAGGCATATTGGTTTGCCGATGAGTGCGGGAGAGCCTTTTATTTTTTACTCATGCGGGGATTTCCGACCTTCCTTATCAGCATGCTCTTCTTCAAGGTTACAATTCCGCAGCAGCCCACCGTTTTGATGGCGTTTACAGTTTCAATGCTGCTCGCTGTTTTCATGAGTAATGCTATCACGATAACAATCTTTAGCTCGGGGTTCTGGACGCTGGATACAACAGGAATTCCTGGAATGTCTTATTCCATAATCACCCTGTTTTCTGGAATGTTGGTCCCAATTGCGCTATGGCCCGAATGGTTGGCACACATCGCCAGATGGCTACCCTTTGAAGGCTTGATTGACATCCCATTTAGTATCTATTTGGGCAAAATTACAGGTATTGAAGTCTGGATTGCTATAGGCAAACAGATGGGGTGGAACCTCTTTTTTATTGGCTTGGGACGGTTTCTCTTAACCCGTGGCTTTTCGCGGTTGGTGATACAAGGCGGTTAG
- a CDS encoding ABC-2 family transporter protein, whose product MHHLSLYFHFVKLRIRSQMEYRLSFVFDLFAQASISVIDFFMVALLFNRFKELAGWSLWEVGFLYGMIGICFAVAEMVGRGFDVFQSSIVRGDFDTVLIRPLGTFFQVFSHEFLLRRLGRIAQALVVFLIANSQLTVAWSLTKAGYLFISLVSGTCFFVGLFVIGATSCFWTVQSIEIINIFTNGGVFMGSYPFSIYRWWFRHFFTFIVPLACVNYFPSLFLLEKIGSSGGSPIGVLLAPGAGFLFLGITMLFWRWGVLHYQSTGH is encoded by the coding sequence ATGCACCATCTTTCTCTCTACTTCCATTTTGTCAAACTCCGCATCCGGTCACAGATGGAGTATCGACTCTCGTTTGTCTTTGACCTCTTTGCCCAAGCGAGCATCTCTGTCATCGATTTTTTCATGGTTGCTCTCCTCTTTAACCGTTTTAAAGAGTTAGCGGGATGGAGTCTATGGGAAGTCGGATTCCTCTACGGCATGATTGGTATCTGCTTCGCTGTCGCCGAGATGGTAGGGCGAGGCTTTGATGTCTTTCAGAGTAGTATTGTGCGTGGGGACTTTGATACGGTCCTCATCCGTCCTCTTGGCACTTTCTTTCAAGTGTTTTCGCATGAATTCCTGCTTCGTCGGTTAGGGAGGATAGCACAAGCACTCGTCGTGTTTCTCATTGCTAATTCGCAGTTGACTGTGGCTTGGTCACTTACCAAGGCAGGGTATCTGTTCATTTCGCTGGTGAGCGGGACCTGTTTTTTTGTAGGTCTCTTCGTAATCGGCGCAACAAGTTGCTTTTGGACTGTCCAATCCATTGAGATTATTAATATCTTCACGAACGGCGGCGTTTTCATGGGAAGTTACCCGTTTTCCATTTATCGGTGGTGGTTTCGGCATTTTTTCACCTTCATTGTCCCGTTGGCGTGTGTTAACTATTTTCCGTCCCTTTTTCTGCTCGAAAAAATTGGATCATCAGGAGGTTCACCAATTGGTGTCCTGTTAGCACCGGGTGCCGGTTTTCTGTTTCTCGGTATCACCATGCTATTTTGGAGATGGGGGGTCTTGCACTACCAAAGCACGGGGCACTAA
- a CDS encoding ATP-binding cassette domain-containing protein, which translates to MIEVDNLSKTFKVYHHRKGFFGSFANLFSRKHRVVQAVDSISFTVERGEIVGYLGPNGAGKSTTIKMLTGILVPTSGSVTVNGYIPHRQRKENAKHIGVVFGQRSHLWFDLPVEESFELLQRIYGIPETQYRYNVETFDELLSIGDFFRTPVRQLSLGQRMRADIAAALLHNPDVLFLDEPTIGLDVVAKARIRQFIQKINAERQVTVVLTTHDLDDVEKLCKRVILIDNARLRFDGELVTLRRLLSTERILSVDYAEAYPDVSIPSAHIVYQEEARVQYRFSPEEISTADLIGVILQRFKIVDISVQEPDIEELIKTVYEDNLTLERKLTEPISSNTQAN; encoded by the coding sequence ATGATTGAAGTTGACAACCTTAGCAAAACCTTCAAGGTTTATCATCATCGCAAAGGATTTTTTGGGAGTTTTGCGAACCTCTTTTCTCGCAAACACCGCGTGGTCCAAGCGGTGGACAGCATTTCATTCACCGTCGAACGTGGCGAGATTGTGGGATATTTGGGTCCAAATGGTGCTGGAAAGTCAACCACTATCAAAATGCTGACTGGTATTTTGGTGCCGACATCGGGCAGCGTGACCGTGAATGGATATATCCCACATCGTCAGCGAAAAGAAAACGCTAAACACATTGGGGTCGTATTTGGGCAAAGATCGCATCTGTGGTTCGATTTACCCGTTGAAGAATCGTTTGAGTTGTTGCAGCGTATCTATGGGATTCCAGAGACGCAATACCGCTATAACGTGGAGACGTTTGACGAATTGCTCAGTATTGGCGATTTTTTCCGGACACCTGTTCGTCAATTAAGCCTCGGTCAGCGGATGCGTGCCGACATCGCCGCCGCCCTGCTCCACAATCCGGATGTTCTGTTTCTCGATGAACCGACAATCGGTTTGGATGTCGTCGCCAAGGCGCGTATTCGCCAGTTTATCCAAAAAATTAACGCTGAACGGCAGGTCACGGTTGTGCTAACGACACACGATTTAGACGACGTCGAAAAACTCTGCAAACGTGTCATTCTCATTGACAACGCGCGTCTCCGTTTTGACGGGGAACTCGTCACACTTCGGCGTTTACTTTCAACAGAACGGATTTTGAGTGTTGATTATGCCGAAGCGTATCCAGATGTCAGTATTCCCAGCGCGCACATTGTGTATCAGGAGGAGGCTCGCGTGCAGTACCGATTTTCCCCAGAAGAGATTAGCACAGCGGATCTCATCGGTGTAATCCTTCAGCGATTCAAAATTGTAGACATATCCGTTCAGGAACCTGATATTGAAGAGTTAATCAAAACCGTTTACGAGGACAATCTCACGCTTGAACGTAAATTGACAGAGCCGATATCTTCAAACACACAGGCAAATTGA
- a CDS encoding LamG domain-containing protein — MYLRNIRIICALAALLTVFCYVTAADAQDFVIDGLVAMWTLNEADIDGKTVKDVFGGKDAKIEGTLKSVEGAADGTGEALEFEGDSYIEIPAMGEFEHVSIECYALEGQFGGIQGIVSTWQWAAGKVHFKFEGNQIQVHKNDGVKIRLNAEEERWYHIIYTSNTKDNELKLYVDGELVDEGNAGGTPELMDERRIGSEHDGRFLIGMIDNVRIYDRILDEDEVAQNFESQSDQLPVEPAGKLSATWGYLKALRN; from the coding sequence ATGTATCTAAGGAATATCAGAATAATCTGTGCACTCGCTGCACTCCTCACAGTGTTCTGCTATGTGACAGCGGCTGATGCACAAGATTTCGTAATAGATGGACTCGTTGCCATGTGGACCCTCAATGAAGCGGATATCGACGGTAAAACTGTCAAAGATGTGTTTGGTGGCAAAGATGCGAAGATCGAAGGCACTCTTAAATCCGTCGAAGGTGCGGCTGATGGCACGGGAGAAGCGTTGGAGTTTGAAGGCGACAGTTACATCGAAATCCCTGCGATGGGTGAGTTTGAGCATGTGAGTATTGAATGCTATGCGCTTGAAGGACAGTTCGGCGGCATTCAAGGCATCGTATCTACATGGCAGTGGGCGGCGGGCAAAGTCCACTTCAAATTTGAGGGCAACCAAATCCAAGTTCATAAGAACGATGGTGTGAAAATCCGCTTAAATGCTGAGGAGGAGAGGTGGTATCACATCATTTACACCAGCAATACCAAAGACAATGAGTTGAAACTCTATGTTGATGGTGAGTTGGTTGACGAAGGGAACGCCGGCGGAACCCCTGAACTGATGGACGAACGCCGTATCGGTAGCGAACACGACGGTAGATTCCTGATCGGTATGATTGATAACGTCCGTATTTATGACCGGATTCTTGACGAAGACGAGGTTGCACAGAATTTTGAGTCGCAGAGCGATCAATTGCCTGTTGAACCTGCTGGCAAACTCTCGGCGACTTGGGGTTACCTCAAAGCATTGAGAAATTAA
- a CDS encoding NTP transferase domain-containing protein, which yields MDIKLKTEDQQLKTIKKAVIPIAGYGTRLFPATKAVPKALFPIIAQDGIAKPIIQLIIEEALTAGVEEVCLVAQPQQVEPIADYFSGTVADAIREKAELAAQADRLEEIGERLHFAIQAEPEGFGHAIYCARDFAAGEPVMILLGDHLYISESDVSCAKQLAEVYTQVGQSVTSLDLCHASELSLNGIVHGTSSTESSRIYTLAQISEKPTVEFAREHLRVEGVPNQQYLCNFGIDLLSPLLFDILDHNYRHRIVTHGEIQLRDAMSEMIKQEGMYGYRVAGERYDTGNPQDLLKTVNAFGLHGPYRNVLV from the coding sequence ATGGATATTAAACTGAAAACTGAAGACCAACAACTGAAAACCATTAAGAAGGCTGTTATTCCTATTGCCGGATATGGGACACGCCTTTTCCCTGCAACGAAAGCCGTGCCAAAAGCACTCTTTCCAATTATCGCTCAGGATGGTATCGCAAAGCCGATCATTCAGTTGATTATTGAGGAAGCGTTAACGGCGGGTGTGGAAGAGGTGTGTCTCGTTGCCCAACCCCAGCAGGTCGAGCCGATTGCCGACTATTTTTCTGGGACCGTTGCGGATGCGATTCGAGAAAAGGCGGAATTAGCAGCACAGGCGGATCGGTTAGAGGAAATAGGCGAGCGGTTGCATTTCGCGATTCAGGCAGAACCGGAAGGATTTGGGCACGCCATCTATTGCGCAAGGGATTTCGCCGCTGGTGAACCTGTCATGATTCTGCTCGGGGATCATCTCTATATTTCCGAGTCAGATGTCTCTTGCGCGAAACAACTGGCGGAGGTCTACACACAAGTTGGGCAATCTGTCACGAGTCTTGATCTCTGCCATGCGAGTGAACTCTCGCTCAACGGCATCGTTCATGGCACTTCTTCTACTGAATCCTCGAGAATTTATACGTTAGCACAAATCTCCGAAAAACCGACAGTTGAATTCGCGCGGGAGCACCTCCGTGTTGAGGGTGTTCCTAATCAGCAATACCTCTGCAACTTCGGGATTGATCTCCTCAGCCCCCTCCTCTTTGACATTCTGGACCACAACTACAGACACCGAATTGTGACGCATGGAGAGATTCAACTGCGGGATGCAATGTCGGAAATGATTAAACAGGAAGGCATGTACGGGTATCGCGTCGCAGGTGAGCGTTACGATACCGGAAACCCGCAGGACTTGTTGAAGACCGTGAATGCCTTTGGTCTCCACGGTCCCTATCGGAATGTCTTAGTCTAA